ACACGCCTGCCTTCGACGTCGAGGTCGTGACCCAGCGGGGCGACGCCGACGCCGCCCAGGCCCGCGTCGACGTCTACACGGCCGTCCCCAATACGAGCCTCCGGTTCCTCGCCCGCGCGGGCGGGTTCGAGGCGAGCTACGCCGTGACCGTCGGGCTCTACGCGCTCGACGCCGACGGCGAGCAGCAGGGCCTCGTCGTGAGCCGTACGTTCGAGCGCGAGGTGGCCGTCGCCGAGTACGAGGCGACGCAGGACGGCGAGCGCGAGGACCGGGCCGTCCAGTCGCTCGCCGTCGCGCCGGGCCGCTACCTCGTCGAGGTGGCCGTCGAGGACGGCGCCAGCGGCCGGTCGCTGAGCCGCGAGGTGGCCCACGTGGTCCGCGACGTGAGCGGGGCCGACGTCGCGATCTCCGACCCGCTCCTCCTCCGCGCCTACGACCCCGCCGCCGGGACGGCCACGCCGATCGTCGGGGCCACGGTCTCGACCGAGGACGAGGTCTTCTGGGTGTCCTACGAGCTCTACGCGCCCGCGCCGACCGACCTCGAGGTCACCTACGTCGTGACCGAGCAGAGCCGGGTCCGCGAGCGGCCGACGTTCGGCGCGCTCCTCGGGCTCGCGCCGCGCCAGCAGGCCGACCTCGGCACGCCCGTCGCCGTGACCGAGACGCTCGAGCTCGAGCCCGGGCGGACGCC
This sequence is a window from Rubrivirga marina. Protein-coding genes within it:
- a CDS encoding GWxTD domain-containing protein, translated to MRARYSFRSGLRGARAVLLTLVAAFCVAAPALAQAAYTPAFDVEVVTQRGDADAAQARVDVYTAVPNTSLRFLARAGGFEASYAVTVGLYALDADGEQQGLVVSRTFEREVAVAEYEATQDGEREDRAVQSLAVAPGRYLVEVAVEDGASGRSLSREVAHVVRDVSGADVAISDPLLLRAYDPAAGTATPIVGATVSTEDEVFWVSYELYAPAPTDLEVTYVVTEQSRVRERPTFGALLGLAPRQQADLGTPVAVTETLELEPGRTPAAFRIETEALQVGDYTLTVRLATPEGQEIASVDKRFAVRWMGLDSQIADLDQAIAQLRYVAKDDELRAIRNAPTPEEQRRLFLTFWDRRDPSPGTARNERMEEYYFRVAYANERYSRFHDRGWNTDRGEIFIRFGEPDYVEDHPFNYGTQPYQIWNYYGQGRRFIFVDETGMGDFRLLIPHWDDRTRM